One Saccharopolyspora erythraea NRRL 2338 genomic region harbors:
- a CDS encoding acyl-CoA dehydrogenase — MGHYKSNVRDLEFNLFEVLKVQERLGTGVFAQSDEDTVRGVLSELNALATGPLAESFEEGDRTPAEFDPKTHSVTLPEAFKKSYQQVIEGEWWRLGLPDELGGYGIPPTVVWAAAELILGSNPAIYMYMAGPNFATILWNNGTEEQRGWAKLMIDRGWGATMVLTEPDAGSDVGAGRTKAVRQADGSWHIDGVKRFITSADQDMTENIMHLVLARPEGEGVETKPGTKGLSLFLVPKFHFDSETGEPGERNGAFVTNVEHKMGLNASATCELTFGQHGTPAKGWLLGEVHDGIAQMFQVIEYARMMVGTKAIGTLSTGYLNALDYAKERVQGADLTKATDKTAPRVPITNHPDVRRILMLQKAYAEGLRAVYLYTGTYQDQVAQGKGAGEDVALAEAVNDLLLPIVKGVGSERAYEMLTLSLQTLGGSGYLQDYPIEQYIRDAKIDSLYEGTTAIQAQDFFFRKIVRNNGQALGHLAGEIQKSLQAEGADERLKEERALVAAALEDAQGMLGAIFGFLTSSQEDVDNLYKVGQHAVTLLLSMGDLLIGWMLLRQAEVALAALDAGSSAKDKPFYQGKLAAARFFAKNVLPELKSRRKIVEAADNSLMDVDVAAF, encoded by the coding sequence ATGGGCCACTACAAGAGCAACGTCCGCGATCTGGAGTTCAACCTCTTCGAGGTGCTCAAGGTCCAGGAGCGGCTGGGAACCGGTGTTTTCGCGCAGTCCGACGAGGACACCGTGCGCGGTGTGCTCAGTGAGCTGAACGCGCTCGCGACGGGGCCGCTGGCGGAGTCCTTCGAGGAGGGCGACCGCACGCCTGCCGAGTTCGACCCCAAGACGCACTCGGTGACGCTGCCCGAGGCGTTCAAGAAGTCCTACCAGCAGGTCATCGAGGGCGAGTGGTGGCGGCTGGGGCTGCCGGACGAGCTCGGCGGCTACGGCATCCCGCCGACCGTGGTGTGGGCGGCCGCGGAGCTGATCCTCGGCTCCAACCCGGCCATCTACATGTACATGGCGGGCCCGAACTTCGCGACGATCCTCTGGAACAACGGCACCGAGGAGCAGCGCGGCTGGGCCAAGCTGATGATCGACCGCGGCTGGGGCGCCACCATGGTGCTCACCGAGCCGGACGCCGGCTCCGACGTCGGCGCGGGCCGCACCAAGGCGGTCAGGCAGGCCGACGGCTCGTGGCACATCGACGGCGTGAAGCGGTTCATCACCTCCGCCGACCAGGACATGACCGAGAACATCATGCACCTGGTGCTGGCCCGCCCCGAGGGCGAAGGCGTGGAGACCAAGCCGGGCACCAAGGGCCTGAGCCTGTTCCTGGTGCCGAAGTTCCACTTCGACTCCGAGACCGGCGAGCCTGGCGAGCGCAACGGCGCCTTCGTGACCAACGTCGAGCACAAGATGGGCCTGAACGCCTCGGCCACCTGCGAGCTGACCTTCGGCCAGCACGGCACGCCGGCCAAGGGCTGGCTGCTCGGCGAGGTGCACGACGGCATCGCGCAGATGTTCCAGGTCATCGAGTACGCCCGGATGATGGTCGGCACCAAGGCCATCGGCACGCTGTCCACCGGCTACCTCAACGCCCTGGACTACGCCAAGGAGCGCGTGCAGGGTGCGGACCTGACCAAGGCCACCGACAAGACCGCGCCGCGCGTGCCGATCACCAACCACCCCGACGTGCGCCGCATCCTGATGCTGCAGAAGGCCTACGCCGAGGGCCTGCGCGCGGTGTACCTCTACACCGGCACCTACCAGGACCAGGTCGCTCAGGGCAAGGGCGCGGGTGAGGACGTCGCGCTGGCCGAGGCGGTCAACGACCTGCTGCTGCCGATCGTCAAGGGCGTCGGCTCGGAGCGGGCCTACGAGATGCTGACGCTGTCGCTGCAGACCCTGGGCGGCTCCGGCTACCTGCAGGACTACCCGATCGAGCAATACATCCGGGACGCCAAGATCGACAGCCTGTACGAGGGCACCACGGCGATCCAGGCGCAGGACTTCTTCTTCCGCAAGATCGTGCGCAACAACGGCCAGGCGCTGGGCCACCTCGCGGGTGAGATCCAGAAGTCGCTGCAGGCCGAGGGCGCCGACGAGCGGCTGAAGGAGGAGCGCGCGCTGGTCGCCGCGGCCCTGGAGGACGCGCAGGGCATGCTCGGCGCGATCTTCGGGTTCCTGACCTCGTCGCAGGAGGACGTCGACAACCTCTACAAGGTCGGCCAGCACGCGGTGACGCTGCTGCTGAGCATGGGCGACCTGCTCATCGGCTGGATGCTGCTGCGGCAGGCCGAGGTCGCGCTGGCCGCTCTCGACGCGGGCTCGTCGGCCAAGGACAAGCCGTTCTACCAGGGCAAGCTCGCCGCGGCGCGCTTCTTCGCCAAGAACGTGCTGCCGGAGCTGAAGTCCCGCCGCAAGATCGTCGAGGCCGCGGACAACTCCCTGATGGACGTCGACGTGGCGGCGTTCTGA
- a CDS encoding FAD-binding oxidoreductase has translation MSGTTTELSTAIASLADRVRGPVFTPDAAEYDAERTGFQLLGPHRPAVIVGATDARDIRAAVGFAAAHGARVAVQAGGHGLNAALEGGVLIGTRRMSDVRVDPRARTAWVEAGANWQQVIDAAAPHGLAPLAGSSPGVGAVSYTLGGGVGLMARRHGFASDHVRRFDLVTADGHLRRVTPEEEPDLFWALRGGGGNFGVVTGMEIDLVPVNALYGGGLYFDVEQVPGVLESWRRWTADVPEELTSAVSMLPFPDLLVVPEALRGRHVAQIQIAYLGAEEEGARLVEPLRALGPSLRDTLRVLPFSESSKVFDEPDQAHAYRSANLLLPDLDPEALATLPKLAGPSAPVMCVVGIRHLGGALARPPKTASAVGHRDAGYSLGVLSPVAPGEEDLVRATHLEALEPWRGEEIGRSLNFSFGPLDEEQVRSAFAPRDYRRLTELRARHDPHALFHSNHPIPPAGG, from the coding sequence ATGTCTGGAACAACAACGGAACTGAGCACCGCCATCGCCTCGCTCGCCGACCGCGTGCGCGGCCCCGTCTTCACCCCGGACGCCGCCGAGTACGACGCCGAACGGACCGGGTTCCAGCTCCTGGGTCCGCACCGCCCGGCCGTGATCGTGGGTGCGACCGACGCGCGGGACATCCGTGCCGCGGTCGGGTTCGCCGCCGCGCACGGTGCGCGGGTGGCGGTGCAGGCTGGAGGTCACGGGCTGAACGCGGCGCTTGAGGGCGGCGTGCTGATCGGCACCCGCCGCATGTCGGACGTCCGGGTGGATCCACGGGCCCGCACGGCGTGGGTCGAGGCGGGCGCGAACTGGCAGCAGGTGATCGACGCGGCCGCCCCGCATGGCCTAGCCCCGCTGGCGGGCAGCTCGCCAGGCGTGGGCGCGGTCTCCTACACGCTCGGCGGCGGCGTCGGGCTGATGGCCCGGCGCCACGGGTTCGCCTCCGACCACGTGCGCCGCTTCGACCTGGTCACCGCCGACGGGCACCTGCGGCGCGTGACTCCCGAGGAGGAACCCGACCTGTTCTGGGCGCTGCGCGGCGGTGGCGGCAACTTCGGCGTGGTCACCGGCATGGAGATCGACCTGGTGCCGGTCAACGCGCTGTACGGCGGTGGTCTGTACTTCGACGTCGAGCAGGTGCCCGGCGTGCTGGAGTCCTGGCGGCGCTGGACGGCCGACGTGCCGGAGGAGCTGACCTCGGCGGTGTCGATGCTGCCGTTCCCGGACCTGCTCGTGGTGCCGGAGGCGCTGCGAGGTCGGCACGTGGCTCAGATCCAGATCGCCTACCTCGGGGCGGAGGAGGAAGGCGCCAGGCTGGTCGAGCCGCTGCGCGCTCTCGGCCCGAGCTTGCGCGACACGCTGCGCGTGCTGCCCTTCAGCGAGTCGAGCAAGGTCTTCGACGAGCCCGACCAGGCCCACGCGTACCGGTCGGCAAACCTGCTGCTGCCCGATCTCGACCCCGAGGCGCTCGCCACGCTGCCCAAGCTCGCCGGACCGTCGGCGCCGGTCATGTGCGTGGTGGGCATCCGCCACCTCGGCGGCGCGCTGGCCCGTCCGCCGAAGACCGCGAGCGCCGTCGGCCACCGCGACGCCGGGTACTCGCTGGGGGTCCTGTCCCCCGTCGCACCCGGCGAGGAAGACCTCGTGCGCGCGACGCACCTCGAAGCCCTCGAACCGTGGCGGGGCGAGGAAATCGGGCGCTCGCTCAACTTCAGCTTCGGTCCGCTCGACGAGGAGCAGGTGCGCTCGGCGTTCGCACCGCGCGACTACCGGCGCCTCACGGAGCTGAGGGCCCGCCACGACCCGCACGCGCTGTTCCACAGCAACCACCCGATCCCGCCGGCGGGCGGCTGA
- a CDS encoding helix-turn-helix transcriptional regulator, with amino-acid sequence MDGGSTRKGMPGRLLRLLSLLQSRREWSGAELADRLGVTDRTVRRDVERLRELDYPVRSTTGTAGGYRLVSGRDLPPLLLDDDEAVAVAIGLATADNRGVAGIEESSMRALAKLEQVLPARLRPRLAAVTGATAAAPHRHPTPRVDPAVLAVLAACCRDREILSFDYRGRGGEPSARRVEPHHLVTVQGFWYLLAHDPDRADWRTFRVDRIERPSPTRRHHEPRELPAPDAATYLTRSFASARYTYTARISVALPAEDVRAGLFAPLPGDIEDHGPQRCTVRVSAESPELVTQYVAAVAALGAEYSLDAPGEITRRVRDLGRRLSG; translated from the coding sequence ATGGACGGAGGCTCCACCCGCAAGGGCATGCCGGGACGGCTGCTGCGTCTGCTGTCCCTGCTCCAGAGCAGGCGGGAGTGGTCGGGTGCCGAGCTCGCGGACCGCCTCGGCGTCACCGACCGGACCGTGCGGCGCGACGTCGAGCGGCTGCGGGAGCTGGACTACCCGGTGCGGAGCACCACCGGCACGGCGGGCGGCTACCGGCTGGTGTCCGGCCGCGACCTCCCGCCGCTGCTGCTCGACGACGACGAAGCCGTCGCGGTGGCGATCGGTCTGGCCACGGCCGACAACCGCGGGGTGGCCGGGATCGAGGAGAGCTCGATGCGGGCGCTGGCGAAGCTGGAACAGGTGCTGCCCGCGCGCCTGCGCCCGCGGCTGGCGGCCGTAACCGGCGCGACCGCGGCGGCACCGCACCGCCATCCCACGCCGCGCGTGGACCCGGCCGTCCTGGCCGTGCTGGCCGCGTGCTGCCGGGACCGGGAGATCCTGTCCTTCGACTACCGGGGCCGCGGCGGCGAGCCGAGCGCGCGTCGCGTCGAACCGCACCACCTGGTCACGGTCCAGGGCTTCTGGTACCTGCTCGCCCACGACCCGGACCGCGCGGACTGGCGCACCTTCCGCGTCGACCGGATCGAACGGCCCAGCCCCACCCGACGGCACCACGAACCCCGCGAGCTGCCCGCTCCGGACGCCGCGACCTACCTGACCAGGTCTTTCGCCAGCGCCCGGTACACCTACACGGCGCGGATCAGCGTCGCGCTGCCGGCGGAGGACGTGCGGGCCGGCCTGTTCGCGCCGCTGCCCGGCGACATCGAGGACCACGGCCCCCAGCGGTGCACCGTCCGCGTGAGCGCGGAGTCCCCGGAGCTGGTGACGCAGTACGTCGCGGCCGTCGCCGCGCTCGGCGCGGAGTACAGCCTGGACGCGCCCGGCGAGATCACCCGCCGGGTGCGCGACCTCGGGCGCAGGCTCAGCGGCTAG
- a CDS encoding amidohydrolase family protein, translating to MRAMPIALRLHAPMALPCDPNCSIIRDAVVDVDAEGRILYCGPRVDAPARPADALVRECSGILLPGLVNSHAHSPMTLLRGMGADLPLLPWLQDVIWPAESRLRPADIRAGMELGCVEMLRAGVTTSAEMYFGGESVVEGVLAVGSRVVLASAVIDTPALSAFGTWQGMVDGISGWIDADGLRFGSGERVELAYGPHSAYTLPPEALETIGGAARQRGALVHTHVAETLQEDVAQREEFGSVPALLEKVGLLGGRVLAAHGVHLSDDDIALFARRGVGVAHCPGSNAKLASGTARLVDLLAAGVAVGLGTDGPSANDDLDLWEEVQLAGLFARTVTGEATALSADAALLAATRGGADAMHRDDIGALEPGRWADVVHLDVDNPAFATGLDAPDDQVLANVVWAAGSRCVRDVWVAGEEVLHDREPTRVDRRRVQAAARTAAAHVRG from the coding sequence ATGCGGGCCATGCCGATCGCACTACGCCTCCACGCGCCGATGGCGCTGCCCTGCGACCCGAACTGCTCGATCATCCGGGACGCGGTGGTGGACGTCGACGCGGAAGGTCGAATCCTCTACTGCGGTCCGCGCGTCGACGCACCGGCTCGGCCCGCGGACGCCCTGGTCCGGGAGTGCAGCGGAATCCTGCTGCCCGGACTGGTCAACTCCCACGCCCACAGCCCGATGACCCTGCTGCGCGGCATGGGCGCGGACCTCCCGCTGCTGCCGTGGCTGCAGGACGTGATCTGGCCCGCCGAGTCGCGGCTGCGGCCCGCCGACATCCGGGCGGGCATGGAGCTGGGCTGCGTGGAGATGCTGCGCGCGGGCGTGACCACCAGCGCGGAGATGTACTTCGGCGGTGAGTCGGTCGTCGAGGGCGTGCTCGCCGTCGGCTCGCGGGTGGTGCTGGCCTCCGCCGTGATCGACACGCCCGCGCTGAGCGCCTTCGGCACCTGGCAGGGCATGGTCGACGGGATCAGCGGCTGGATCGACGCCGACGGGCTGCGCTTCGGCTCCGGCGAGCGGGTCGAGCTCGCCTACGGCCCGCACTCGGCCTACACGCTGCCGCCGGAGGCGCTGGAGACCATCGGCGGGGCGGCGCGGCAGCGCGGCGCGCTGGTGCACACCCACGTCGCGGAGACCCTGCAGGAGGACGTCGCCCAGCGCGAGGAGTTCGGTTCGGTGCCCGCGCTGCTGGAGAAGGTCGGGCTGCTGGGCGGGCGGGTGCTCGCCGCGCACGGTGTGCACCTCAGCGACGACGACATCGCGCTGTTCGCGCGGCGCGGCGTCGGGGTCGCGCACTGCCCCGGCTCCAACGCCAAGCTCGCCTCCGGCACGGCGCGGCTGGTCGACCTGCTGGCCGCGGGGGTCGCGGTCGGCCTGGGAACCGACGGTCCGTCGGCCAACGACGACCTCGACCTGTGGGAGGAGGTCCAGCTCGCGGGCCTGTTCGCGCGCACCGTCACCGGCGAGGCCACCGCGCTGAGCGCGGACGCGGCGCTGCTGGCCGCCACCCGCGGCGGCGCCGACGCGATGCACCGCGACGACATCGGCGCGCTGGAGCCCGGCCGCTGGGCCGACGTCGTGCACCTGGACGTCGACAACCCGGCGTTCGCCACCGGCCTGGACGCCCCGGACGACCAGGTGCTGGCCAACGTGGTGTGGGCGGCGGGTTCGCGCTGCGTGCGCGACGTCTGGGTCGCGGGCGAGGAGGTCCTGCACGACCGGGAACCCACCCGCGTCGACCGCAGGCGCGTCCAGGCCGCGGCCCGCACCGCCGCCGCCCACGTCAGGGGCTGA
- a CDS encoding MFS transporter, translating into MNSAEAAAPGLENRVVRKVAVRLMPFLCLLYFVNYLDRVNIGFAGPNGMNEELELTATVFGFASGIFFLGYLVLEVPSNLALHRFGARKWLARIMISWGVVATAMAFVPNATTLVVLRFLLGVAEAGFFPGIILYLTYWFPAAQRAKAVALFMAAVPVSSAIGATVSSVLISSGEGVFGLSGWRFMFVVEGVPAMLLAVATWFYLTDRPDQAKWLEPEERRWLTERLEAERRETEASHHWPLRKALTHPRIIALAFVYFGIAYGLYALGFFLPTIIAGFEQQYGTEMTTVESGLVTAVPYVVGAVAMVIWAAHGDRTRERVWHVALPMLLGGVSIPIALYMGNPYSAMVAVTICAVGVCAALPTFWALPSNFLSGAAAAGGIALINSLGNISGFAAPYITGALRDVTGSQRAGLWVVGAVMVVAALVVLVLRAAPRERTPVQAEPGSGVG; encoded by the coding sequence GTGAACAGCGCCGAAGCCGCCGCACCCGGGCTGGAGAACCGCGTGGTCCGCAAGGTCGCGGTCCGGCTCATGCCCTTCCTCTGCCTGCTCTACTTCGTCAACTACCTGGACCGGGTCAACATCGGCTTCGCCGGCCCGAACGGGATGAACGAGGAGCTCGAGCTCACGGCCACCGTGTTCGGGTTCGCCTCGGGGATCTTCTTCCTCGGCTACCTCGTGCTGGAGGTGCCCAGCAACCTCGCGCTGCACCGCTTCGGCGCCCGCAAGTGGCTGGCCAGGATCATGATCTCGTGGGGCGTGGTGGCCACCGCGATGGCGTTCGTGCCGAACGCGACGACGCTGGTGGTGCTGCGCTTCCTGCTCGGCGTGGCCGAGGCGGGCTTCTTCCCCGGCATCATCCTGTACCTGACCTACTGGTTCCCGGCCGCGCAGCGCGCGAAGGCGGTGGCGCTGTTCATGGCGGCGGTGCCGGTCTCCAGCGCCATCGGCGCGACCGTCTCCAGCGTCCTGATCAGCAGCGGCGAAGGGGTCTTCGGGCTGTCGGGCTGGCGGTTCATGTTCGTGGTCGAGGGCGTCCCGGCGATGCTGCTGGCCGTGGCCACCTGGTTCTACCTGACCGACCGCCCCGACCAGGCGAAGTGGCTCGAGCCGGAGGAGCGCCGGTGGCTGACCGAGCGGCTGGAGGCCGAGCGCCGCGAGACCGAGGCGAGCCACCACTGGCCGCTGCGCAAGGCGCTGACGCACCCGCGGATCATCGCCCTGGCGTTCGTCTACTTCGGAATCGCCTACGGCCTCTACGCGCTGGGCTTCTTCCTGCCGACGATCATCGCCGGGTTCGAGCAGCAGTACGGCACCGAGATGACGACGGTCGAGTCCGGGCTGGTGACCGCGGTGCCGTACGTGGTCGGCGCGGTCGCGATGGTGATCTGGGCCGCCCACGGCGACCGCACCCGCGAGCGCGTGTGGCACGTGGCGCTGCCGATGCTGCTGGGCGGGGTCAGCATTCCCATCGCCCTGTACATGGGCAACCCCTACAGCGCGATGGTGGCGGTGACGATCTGCGCCGTCGGTGTCTGCGCCGCGCTGCCGACGTTCTGGGCTCTGCCGAGCAACTTCCTGTCCGGCGCGGCGGCGGCGGGCGGCATCGCCCTGATCAACTCGCTGGGCAACATCAGCGGTTTCGCCGCGCCCTACATCACCGGTGCGCTGCGCGACGTCACCGGCTCGCAGCGGGCCGGGCTGTGGGTGGTCGGCGCGGTGATGGTCGTCGCGGCGCTGGTGGTCCTCGTGCTGCGCGCGGCTCCGCGGGAGCGGACTCCGGTGCAGGCCGAGCCGGGCAGCGGCGTGGGCTAG
- a CDS encoding response regulator codes for MIRVLIADDQEMVRAGFRMILESQGTIEVVGDVANGVDAVRVAREKRPDVCLMDIRMPGIDGLEATKRLAGPGVTDPVKVVVVTTFDLDEYVDAALANGASGFLLKDAGPALLIEAIQAAVRGDALVSPQITVRLLKHFSQSRERVRSAVAPPKEELTERELQVVRATAKGLTNTEIGRELFMSLSTVKTHLAAAQAKIGARNRVETAAWAWRSGLMEDL; via the coding sequence ATGATCCGGGTGCTGATCGCGGACGATCAGGAGATGGTGCGGGCGGGTTTCCGGATGATCCTGGAGTCCCAGGGGACCATCGAGGTCGTCGGCGATGTCGCCAACGGTGTCGACGCGGTTCGCGTGGCGCGCGAGAAGCGGCCCGACGTGTGCCTGATGGACATCCGGATGCCCGGCATCGACGGGCTGGAGGCGACCAAGCGGCTCGCCGGCCCCGGAGTGACCGACCCGGTCAAGGTCGTCGTGGTCACCACCTTCGACCTCGACGAGTACGTGGACGCCGCGCTGGCCAACGGCGCCAGCGGTTTCCTGCTCAAGGACGCCGGGCCGGCGCTGCTCATCGAGGCGATCCAGGCCGCGGTGCGCGGTGACGCGCTGGTCTCGCCGCAGATCACGGTCCGGCTGCTCAAGCACTTCTCGCAGTCGCGGGAGAGGGTTCGCTCGGCGGTCGCGCCGCCGAAGGAGGAGCTCACCGAGCGCGAGCTGCAGGTCGTGCGCGCGACGGCCAAGGGGCTGACCAACACCGAGATCGGCCGGGAGCTGTTCATGTCCCTGTCCACGGTGAAGACCCACCTCGCCGCCGCGCAGGCCAAGATCGGCGCCCGCAACCGCGTCGAGACCGCGGCCTGGGCGTGGCGCAGCGGCCTCATGGAGGACCTGTGA
- a CDS encoding SDR family oxidoreductase — translation MPERPIALVTGASRGIGAAVARSLADTHDLLLGGRDTTALEKVTADIPGARPWPVELTDHESVAAAVAEIDRLDVLVHSAGLVELAPVADAPPDSWRRTFELNLFAVTELTRLLLPALRAAKGHVVLVNSGAGLSAKPNWGSYAASKFALRAFADVLRAEEAASGVRVTSVFPGRTATEMQRGVRAAEGGEFEPENYLRPESVAEPIVSAVRSSRDAHMTELVIRPA, via the coding sequence ATGCCCGAACGACCGATTGCCCTGGTCACCGGTGCCTCACGTGGCATCGGTGCCGCCGTGGCCCGCTCGCTGGCCGACACGCACGACCTGCTGTTGGGCGGCCGCGACACCACCGCTCTGGAGAAAGTCACCGCCGACATCCCCGGCGCCCGCCCCTGGCCCGTCGAGCTCACCGACCACGAGTCGGTGGCCGCCGCCGTCGCCGAGATCGACCGCCTGGACGTGCTCGTGCACAGCGCCGGGCTGGTCGAGCTGGCGCCGGTCGCCGACGCGCCGCCGGACTCGTGGCGCCGCACCTTCGAGCTCAACCTCTTCGCGGTCACCGAGCTGACCCGCCTGCTGCTGCCCGCGCTCCGCGCGGCGAAGGGGCACGTAGTGCTGGTCAACTCCGGCGCGGGCCTGTCGGCCAAGCCGAACTGGGGCTCCTACGCGGCCAGCAAGTTCGCGCTGCGCGCGTTCGCCGACGTGCTGCGCGCGGAGGAAGCGGCCAGCGGAGTCCGCGTGACCTCGGTGTTCCCCGGCCGGACCGCCACCGAGATGCAGCGCGGGGTGCGCGCCGCCGAGGGCGGCGAGTTCGAGCCGGAGAACTACCTGCGCCCGGAGTCGGTGGCCGAGCCGATCGTCTCCGCCGTGCGGTCCTCCCGCGACGCGCACATGACCGAGCTGGTCATCCGCCCGGCCTGA
- a CDS encoding MerR family transcriptional regulator yields MSYSVGEVARLSGVTVRTLHHYDEVGLLVPSRRTRAGYRSYSDGDLDRLRRILFYRELGFGLDEIAGILADGDAKDHLRRQQHALLGRIERLRRMLAAVERELEASDMGVNLTQEEKFELFGDFDPDDYAEEAEQRWGGTDAYKQSQERMKSYTKQDWARFMESQQAIGTALAEAFTDGVAPDSERAMDLAEQHRAHITKWCYDCTYEIHRGLGEMYVSDERFTATYDEIAPGLAVFVRDAIIANANRAGA; encoded by the coding sequence GTGAGCTACTCGGTGGGCGAGGTGGCCCGGCTGTCGGGAGTGACGGTGCGGACGCTGCACCACTACGACGAGGTCGGGCTGCTGGTGCCGAGCCGCCGGACGCGCGCGGGCTACCGCAGCTACTCCGACGGCGACCTGGACCGGCTGCGCCGGATCCTGTTCTACCGGGAGCTCGGCTTCGGCCTCGACGAAATCGCGGGCATCCTCGCCGACGGTGACGCCAAGGATCACCTGAGGCGGCAGCAGCACGCGTTGCTCGGCCGGATCGAGCGGCTGCGGCGGATGCTCGCGGCGGTGGAACGCGAGCTGGAGGCGAGTGACATGGGCGTCAACCTGACGCAGGAGGAGAAGTTCGAGCTGTTCGGGGACTTCGACCCCGACGACTACGCGGAGGAGGCCGAACAGCGCTGGGGCGGCACGGACGCGTACAAGCAGTCGCAGGAGCGGATGAAGTCCTACACCAAGCAGGACTGGGCGCGGTTCATGGAGTCGCAGCAGGCCATCGGCACGGCGTTGGCCGAGGCGTTCACCGACGGCGTCGCGCCCGACAGCGAGCGGGCGATGGACCTGGCCGAGCAGCACCGCGCCCACATCACGAAGTGGTGCTACGACTGCACGTACGAGATCCACCGCGGCCTGGGCGAGATGTACGTGTCGGACGAGCGCTTCACCGCCACCTACGACGAGATCGCGCCCGGTCTGGCGGTGTTCGTCCGCGACGCGATCATCGCAAACGCGAACCGCGCGGGGGCGTAG
- a CDS encoding sensor histidine kinase, with the protein MSELPTHPTASTWPARLCGLVRAQWIFALVIGLAWCGEMVHSIDRSERDAVVLPGLTAMAALAVLASRWPVFCGLAGAFALGASTVAIDYFNADSYSFGLLAVRPTENIAGLAMVVHVFWLRRKRYAIPVTTALVVSCLAALFARTGTSYVHASQDVSRSIGVGFVELVLAVGTGVYLRGRKPRSDDTPLQALLRRQWPVMGVLFAFLCLELLSGQGVMSTVIVALGGAVLAVLAVLAPLRPSETAMLGAVALATTALTMWITGAGANTWLLGPISPSAIASGMILLAFSTRYAPPRNAVRNGCALVGAALFALFVTPSDDSTRVGDYLNYMFMGGLLLVLSVGTGVYFRARDDERARTVHNAVSSAQQAERMALARELHDVVAHHVTGIVVQAQAAQLVSEKNPRAATEALARIADSGTEALTAMRRLVASMRGAEPAGASRATEQATTDLEADLLALVEGAQRHGAERADPARIDLSVDIRHEIPLEVARSALRVVQESLTNSGKHALDVSRVEVAVTSNETHLHTRVSDDGTGTHARPVGGSGGYGLVGMRERVELLGGRFHAGPGDHVGWRVEAWLPLGEQNKEEEGAA; encoded by the coding sequence GTGAGCGAGCTCCCCACGCACCCCACCGCTTCGACCTGGCCGGCCCGGCTGTGCGGGCTCGTGCGCGCGCAGTGGATCTTCGCGCTGGTCATCGGCCTGGCGTGGTGCGGGGAGATGGTGCACTCGATCGATCGCTCCGAGCGCGACGCCGTCGTGCTCCCCGGGCTCACCGCGATGGCGGCGCTCGCGGTGCTGGCCAGCCGCTGGCCGGTGTTCTGCGGACTGGCGGGCGCCTTCGCGCTCGGTGCGAGCACCGTCGCGATCGACTACTTCAACGCCGACTCCTACTCGTTCGGCCTGCTGGCCGTCCGGCCCACGGAGAACATCGCCGGCCTGGCCATGGTCGTCCACGTCTTCTGGCTGCGGCGCAAGCGCTACGCGATCCCGGTGACCACCGCGCTCGTCGTGTCGTGCCTGGCGGCGCTCTTCGCGCGCACCGGCACCTCCTACGTCCACGCCAGCCAGGACGTCTCGCGCTCGATCGGTGTCGGGTTCGTGGAGCTGGTCCTCGCCGTCGGCACCGGTGTGTACCTGCGAGGGCGCAAACCCCGCTCCGACGACACCCCGCTTCAGGCCCTGCTGCGCCGGCAGTGGCCCGTGATGGGCGTGCTGTTCGCGTTCCTGTGCCTGGAGCTGCTCAGCGGCCAAGGGGTGATGTCGACGGTGATCGTCGCGCTCGGCGGCGCGGTGCTGGCCGTGCTCGCGGTGCTCGCGCCGCTGCGGCCGTCGGAGACGGCGATGCTGGGCGCGGTCGCGCTGGCGACCACGGCGTTGACGATGTGGATCACCGGCGCCGGGGCCAACACCTGGCTGCTCGGTCCGATCTCGCCGTCGGCGATCGCTTCGGGGATGATCCTGCTGGCCTTCAGCACCCGCTACGCGCCGCCCCGCAACGCCGTCCGGAATGGCTGCGCGCTGGTGGGCGCGGCCTTGTTCGCGCTGTTCGTGACGCCTTCCGACGACTCGACCCGGGTCGGCGACTACCTGAACTACATGTTCATGGGCGGGTTGCTGCTCGTGCTGTCGGTGGGCACCGGCGTCTACTTCCGGGCCCGCGACGACGAGCGTGCCAGGACCGTGCACAACGCGGTCAGCAGCGCCCAGCAGGCCGAGCGGATGGCGCTGGCCCGCGAGCTGCACGACGTCGTGGCCCACCACGTCACCGGCATCGTGGTGCAGGCGCAGGCCGCACAGCTTGTGTCGGAGAAGAACCCGCGGGCAGCGACCGAAGCGCTGGCGCGGATCGCCGACAGCGGGACCGAGGCGCTGACCGCGATGCGCCGCCTGGTGGCCAGCATGCGCGGTGCCGAACCCGCCGGCGCCTCGCGCGCCACCGAGCAGGCCACCACGGACCTGGAAGCCGACCTGCTTGCGCTGGTCGAGGGCGCCCAGCGGCACGGCGCCGAGCGCGCGGACCCCGCCCGCATCGACCTGTCGGTCGACATCCGGCACGAGATCCCGCTGGAGGTGGCGCGGTCCGCGTTGCGCGTCGTGCAGGAGTCGCTGACCAACAGCGGCAAGCACGCGCTCGACGTCTCCCGCGTCGAGGTCGCGGTCACCTCCAACGAGACCCACCTGCACACCCGCGTCTCCGACGACGGCACCGGCACGCACGCCCGCCCGGTCGGCGGGTCGGGCGGATACGGTCTGGTCGGAATGCGCGAGCGCGTGGAACTGCTCGGCGGGCGGTTCCACGCCGGTCCGGGAGACCACGTCGGCTGGCGCGTCGAGGCCTGGCTCCCGCTGGGCGAGCAGAACAAGGAAGAAGAGGGCGCTGCATGA